A genomic window from Chrysoperla carnea chromosome 3, inChrCarn1.1, whole genome shotgun sequence includes:
- the LOC123295005 gene encoding 3-hydroxy-3-methylglutaryl-coenzyme A reductase — translation MATQLFRSYGEFCASHPWEVIVGTLTLTACMLTLDNQQTVTSSSSATTNAACRGCFWLQDTTNSGSSSLSSDQHNAADLIVMTAIRCLAVLYSYYQFCSLHKLGSKYILGVAGLFTVFSSFVFTSTIMNFFRSDVADLKDALFFFLLLIDISKIAALAQFAMSAKSQDEIKSNISRGMGLLGPSITLDTLVETLVIGVGTLSGVRRLETLCYFACLSVLVNYLVFMTLYPACLSLILELSSGTDYSYLYNDVSRSLFSTVREENQKPNLVAQRIKLIMSAGLMLVHVHSRWLLVNEPATDKTTINTESIEILNQNTTEEVVSMQNCIMKWLTMSADHIVILILLLALVVKFILFEAKDSIETSIRTSVSDASIKSHKLVQTDEEIRTNNDSVVEEISTSSEEEVIPTPPENTEVRELNECISIYKSGKHYELSDEEIILLVENKIILLHKIEDCIKNYERCVKIRRLILTKKLPGSTQSDVLKGLPYQHYDYSQVHGVCCENVIGYMPIPIGFAGPLKLDNQTFHVPMGTTEGCLVASTNRGCRAVFKNGITSRVVADGMTRGPVIRFPNLSRASDAMAWMENIQNFELIKEKFNSTSRFARLMKIHIRIAGRYLFVRFVARTGDAMGMNMISKATETAILYIKQQYFPDLELLSLSGNFCSDKKPAAVNWIEGRGKSVVCEAVVPGAVVKSVLKTSVQALIDVNISKNMVGSAIAGSIGGFNAHAANIVTAIYIATGQDPAQNVGSSNCMTLMEPWGEEDLYVSCSMPSIEIGTVGGGTGLTAQSSCLDMLGVKGPNIENVGENANQLARIVCGTVLAGELSLMSALSAGHLVNSHLKLNRSSTTTSTTENC, via the coding sequence aTGGCAACTCAACTATTCCGAAGTTATGGTGAATTTTGTGCTTCTCATCCATGGGAAGTAATCGTTGGCACATTAACACTTACAGCATGCATGCTAACATTAGATAATCAACAGACAGTAACATCATCCTCATCAGCCACAACGAATGCAGCTTGTCGCGGATGTTTTTGGTTACAAGATACAACAAATAGCGGTAGCAGTAGTCTATCATCCGATCAACATAATGCTGCCGATTTAATTGTAATGACAGCGATACGATGCCTCGCTGTACTTTACAGCTACTATCAGTTTTGTTCATTACATAAATTAGGCTCAAAGTATATCTTAGGTGTAGCGGGTTTATTTACAGTATTCTCAAGTTTTGTATTTACGTCAACAATCATGAATTTCTTCCGTAGCGATGTAGCTGATTTAAAAGATGCGTTattcttctttttattattaatcgaTATCTCTAAAATAGCAGCGTTAGCTCAGTTCGCGATGAGTGCTAAAAGTCAAGATGAAATTAAGAGTAATATATCACGAGGAATGGGTTTGCTCGGTCCATCGATTACGCTAGATACGCTTGTTGAGACTTTAGTGATTGGAGTTGGTACACTTTCTGGAGTACGTCGATTAGAAACTTTATGCTATTTCGCTTGCTTGTCAGTGTTAGTTAATTATCTTGTATTTATGACTCTTTATCCAGCATGTTTATCGTTAATATTAGAGTTATCGTCGGGAACTGATTATTCTTACCTGTATAATGATGTCAGCCGATCTCTGTTTTCAACTGTACGGGAAGAGAATCAAAAACCAAATTTGGTTGCACAACGAATTAAGCTAATAATGTCAGCTGGTCTTATGTTAGTACACGTCCATAGTCGGTGGCTGTTAGTAAATGAACCTGCCACTGATAAGACAACAATTAACACCGaatcaattgaaatattaaatcaaaacacCACCGAGGAAGTGGTATCAATGCAGAATTGTATTATGAAATGGTTGACAATGAGTGCGGATCACATTGTCATACTAATACTCTTACTTGCATTGGTcgttaaatttatattgttcGAGGCTAAAGATAGTATCGAAACTAGTATACGAACATCTGTTAGCGATGCATCGATTAAGTCTCATAAATTAGTTCAAACTGATGAAGAAATTCGAACCAATAATGATAGCGTTGTAGAAGAAATATCAACTTCGTCAGAAGAGGAGGTGATTCCGACTCCTCCAGAAAATACGGAGGTCAGAGAATTAAATGAATGTATTAGTATTTATAAATCAGGTAAACATTATGAATTAAGTGACGAGGAAATTATACTcttagttgaaaataaaataatattattacataaaattgaagattgtataaaaaattatgaacgtTGTGTAAAAATACGCCggttaattttaaccaaaaagttACCAGGTAGTACCCAAAGTGATGTTTTAAAAGGTTTACCATATCAACATTACGATTATTCACAAGTACATGGTGTATGCTGTGAAAATGTTATCGGATACATGCCAATACCAATTGGATTTGCTGGACCCTTAAAATTAGACAATCAAACCTTCCATGTGCCAATGGGGACCACTGAAGGATGTTTAGTTGCAAGTACAAATCGTGGATGTCGTGCTGTTTTCAAAAATGGTATTACTAGTCGTGTGGTTGCCGATGGAATGACTCGAGGACCAGTAATACGTTTCCCAAATTTATCCCGTGCTAGTGATGCAATGGCCTGGAtggaaaatatccaaaattttgagttaatcaaagaaaaatttaattcaactaGTCGATTTGCTCGGCTTATGAAAATACATATACGTATTGCTGGAAGATATTTGTTTGTAAGATTTGTAGCTCGAACTGGAGATGCCATGGGAATGAATATGATTTCAAAAGCTACGGAAAcagctattttatatattaaacaacAATATTTCCCTGATTTGGAATTATTAAGTTTGAGTGGTAATTTTTGTTCTGATAAAAAACCTGCTGCAGTTAATTGGATTGAAGGACGTGGTAAATCCGTGGTATGCGAGGCTGTTGTGCCCGGTGCAGTCGTTAAATCTGTATTAAAAACTTCGGTACAAGCGTTAATCGATgtaaacatatcaaaaaatatggTGGGCTCAGCAATTGCTGGAAGTATTGGAGGCTTTAACGCACATGCTGCAAATATAGTGACTGCTATTTATATAGCAACTGGACAAGATCCTGCACAAAATGTAGGCAGTAGTAATTGTATGACGCTAATGGAACCATGGGGTGAGGAAGATTTATACGTTTCATGTTCGATGCCCTCAATTGAGATTGGTACGGTGGGTGGAGGTACCGGTTTAACAGCACAATCATCTTGTTTAGATATGTTAGGTGTAAAAGGTCCCAACATTGAGAATGTTGGAGAGAATGCTAATCAATTAGCACGTATTGTGTGTGGTACAGTTCTAGCTGGAGAATTATCATTGATGTCAGCGTTGAGTGCTGGACATCTCGTAAATAgtcatttaaaactaaatagGAGTAGTACAACAACTAGTACAACAGAGAATtgctaa
- the LOC123294674 gene encoding exonuclease mut-7 homolog: MSNTNKNRGRGRGVDNNYFLQRRHGRGRGNWNANSVSNSKILTTTREPLEKPSCMNILVDLKLNEEIENWYKTLEKTLALWKQPQHIEKLLNDYLISVPNSYLTILKIVNNYAESKGSKTKNLLNTILELFEKWLKTQTSSKLADSLTLEIKFTCFNIIYANKNFVLIKLLAGIYQLESIKSELLDAIKYLISINNFKEACQMAIVLKLNDEFTVEDFIIPLILQDKLVLVEEYMQSNKRYQIETVQYLDNTLNRKSSVHSMLESFIRSRNITDVKYEKLYPKPMGKLLSRLLKMYKIPDNMAPNMNQKRVQGLINFLIHKRFVDQSLGDESWSEMVCEAVNGNPNLQKELVYAVSLHDIQDALHWALYFQVDRQFWPFNLREYEKNSESSGSSRSRAHVEDHVDFNNKPENEIDESWNLSPTTTPFHGFSLPNSNIVLINDEVLFQNFLDNGLMGITTVGIDCEWKPNFGLTQTALSLVQIATKHLVFILDVIILGSQVPHLWRRLATELFNNVNILKLGFGLTADICMLQQSLPYLSNVYMQGAGYIDLLILWKELIKTKVFQFPFPNNNTSGGSSLSCMVELCLGGKLDKSEQFSNWENRPLRTTQLVYASIDAYCLIEIYDILQEQCHKQNIPFDDICNKLMHDIKIKKKTKKNSAIKTVASKVVNQPVNEADTSMPLHTVKTIRFVCDTMVQGLGKSLRQCGIDTIILNSYTHHDECVKIANKENRYILTRGTVYHKLRQYVPEGHCYQIQSDNIDEQLKEVVNFYRIKVEKKDIFSRCQMCNTSDFLFIEQKDLLEELEQEKNYCNSQNQHLAPEGYDDDSQWLDEATGFSSDEDSYAYDEGCRPPLNSKQYSSVRDDKLLSHLKQVPEEILHRVPLFYVCKSCKKVYWDGSHLERVLSGKLQNIVIENT, from the exons atgtccaatacaaataaaaatcgtGGCAGAGGAAGGGGTGTCGATAACAACTATTTTCTACAAAGACGTCATGGCAGAGGTCGAGGCAATTGGAATGCAAATTCtgtatcaaattcaaaaatattaactacaACTAGAGAACCATTAGAAAAACCAAGTTGTATGAATATTttagttgatttaaaattaaatgaggaAATTGAAAATTGGTACAAAACGTTAGAAAAGACTTTAGCATTAT GGAAACAACCTcaacatattgaaaaattattaaatgattatttaattagtgttccaaattcatatttaactattttaaaaattgttaataattatgcaGAGAGTAAAGGTTCAAAAACAAAGAATTTACTTAATACTATAttagaattatttgaaaaatggttaaaaacaCAAACGAGCTCAAAACTTGCAGACTCACTGAcactagaaataaaatttacttgtttcaatattatttatgcgaataaaaattttgtattaattaaattattagctGGCATTTATCAGTTAGAAAGTATCAAGAGTGAATTATTGGATgcgattaaatatttaatatctataaataattttaaagag gcTTGTCAAATGgccattgttttaaaattaaatgacgaATTTACTGTTGAAGATTTTATAATACCATTAATATTACAAGACAAATTAGTATTAGTAGAAGAATATATGCAAAGTAATAAGCGCTATCAAATTGAAACGGTACAATATTTGGATAACACTCTAAATCGAAAATCAAGTGTTCATAGTATGTTGGAATCATTTATTAG atcTAGAAATATCACAGatgttaaatatgaaaaattgtatcCAAAACCAATGGGTAAATTACTGtcaagattattaaaaatgtacaaaataccTGATAATATGGCCCCAAATATGAATCAAAAACGTGTTCAAggattaattaactttttaattcataaacgATTCGTTGATCAATCTTTAG gtGATGAAAGTTGGTCAGAAATGGTTTGTGAAGCTGTCAATGGAAAtccaaatttacaaaaagaattAGTTTATGCTGTTAGTCTTCATGATATTCAGGATGCCTTACATTGGGCATTATACTTTCAAGTAGATCGACAATTTTGGCCATTTAATCTTCGTGAATATGAGAAAAATTCTGAATCTag CGGATCAAGTAGAAGTAGAGCACATGTAGAAGATCacgttgattttaataataaaccgGAAAATGAAATTGATGAAAGTTGGAATTTATCGCCAACAACAACACCATTTCATGGATTCTCATTACCTAATTCGAATATTGTGTTGATTAATGATGAagtattattccaaaattttttggataatggATTAAtg ggAATAACCACCGTTGGAATTGACTGTGAATGGAAACCAAATTTTGGTTTAACACAAACTGCCCTATCATTAGTACAAATTGCTACAAAacatttagtatttattttggaTGTAATTATATTAGGATCTCAAGTGCCTCATTTATGGAGACGTTTGGCAACGGAATTATTTAACAacgtgaatattttaaaattag GTTTCGGCTTAACAGCTGATATTTGTATGTTGCAGCAAAGCTTGCCATATTTATCGAATGTTTATATGCAAGGAGCTGGTTACatcgatttattaattttatggaaaGAATTGATTAAGACTAAAGTGTTTCAATTTCCTTTTCCAA ACAATAATACATCTGGAGGAAGTAGTCTCAGTTGTATGGTTGAATTATGTTTAGGTGGTAAATTAGATAAATCGGAACAATTTTCAAATTGGGAAAATCGACCGTTACGTACAACACAATTAGTTTATGCTTCTATCGATGCCTACTGTTTAATAGAAATATACGACATATTGCAAGAACAAtgtcataaacaaaatataccaTTCGATGATATCTGTAATAAATTAATGCACgatatcaaaattaagaaaaagacaaaaaaaaattctgctaTTAAAACGGTTGCATCAAAAGTAGTGAATCAACCAGTAAATGAGGCAGACACATCAATGCCTTTACATACAGTTAAAACAATACGATTTGTCTGTGATACAATGGTACAAGGTCTTGGGAAATCATTACGCCAATGTGGCATTGAtacgattattttaaattcgtatACACATCACGATGAGTGTGTGAAAATCGCAAATAAGGAAAATCGTTACATTCTAACACGAGGAACTGTTTATCATAAg TTACGACAATATGTACCAGAAGGACATTGTTATCAAATTCAATCGGATAACATAGATGAACAGTTGAAGgaagttgtaaatttttatcgaattaaagttgaaaaaaaggatattttctCAAGATGCCAA ATGTGCAACACTTCCGATTTTCTGTTTATTGAACAAAAAGATTTATTAGAAGAATTAGAACAAGAAAAGAATTATTGTAATTCACAAAATCAACACTTAGCTCCAGAAGGATACGACGATGATTCACAATGGTTAGACGAAGCAACTGGTTTTTCTAGTGACGAAGACAGTTATGCATACGATGAAGGCTGTAGACCCCCACTAAACTCAAAACAATATTCATCAG TCCGTGACGATAAACTTCTTTCCCATTTGAAGCAAGTACCAGAAGAAATTCTACATCGAGTACCATTATTTTACGTCtgtaaaagttgtaaaaaagtGTATTGGGATGGTAGTCATCTAGAACGAGTACTTTcaggaaaattacaaaatatagttATTGAAAATACCTAA